The Campylobacter sp. MG1 DNA segment ATTTGGCTGCATATTCACGCACCTTTTTTACATAATCATTATCATCTAATAATTCATCTTCGCTTACATTAACGCCATAAATTACTTCTTTAGCACTAAGTAATCTTAATTCTTTATTTAAAGTTATAAAAGCTTCACTATCACGATTATTATATTCACTAGCTAATTTGCCATCTTCTAGGTGTTTTAATAAATCCTGTGCTAATTCAAGGCATTCTTTAGCACCTTTAAGATTTGCTCTTGCTTCTTTGCTAAGTCTATCAAGCTTTTTATTAAGTTGTTCAATATCAGCTAAGATTAATTCAAGATTTATGATTTCTATATCTCTTAACGGGTCAACCCCACCTTCAACATGAGTGATATTCTCATCATCAAAACATCTTACTATATGTAAAATCAAATCAGTTTCACGAATATTTGCTAAGAATTTATTCCCTAAACCTTCGCCTTTACTAGCACCCTTTACAAGACCTGCAATATCTACAAATTCTATCATTGAGTGCATTATTCTTTCAGGATTTACTATATTTGCTAAGACTTTTAATCTCTCATCAGGCACTTCAACAATAGCTTTATTTGGCTCAATGGTGCAAAATGGATAATTTGCTGCTTGAGCGTTTGCTGCCTTTGTTAAAGCATTAAAAGTCGTGCTTTTACCAACATTAGGAAGTCCAACAATACCTACGCTAAGGCTCATTTTGCGCTCCTTGCCATTCTAAGTAAGTTTATAATATTCATTCTAACTCCAGCTGCACTTGCTCCATAAGCATTCTCGCCCCACACTTTTTCTACATAAGCAGGTCCAGCAATGTCTAAATGCAACCATTTGTCTTTATATTCTTTTCTAATAAACTCGCCTAAGAACATTCCTGCACTAATTGCCCCACCATATCTTGAGCTACCTGTATTACTAACATCAGCTATTTTACTTTTGATAAGCTCTTTAATGTGTGGGTTAAAGTGTAAAACGCAAGTATATTCGCCACTTCTTTTTGAATTGTTATAAAACTCGTTTTGTAAGTCTTCATTATATCCCATAATACCACTTGTATATTCGCTAAGCCCAACCACACAAGCACCCGTTAAAGTAGCTAAATCTATTAATAAATCAGGCTTTAAATCTTGAGCAAAACTCAAGCAATCTGCTAAAACCAATCTTCCTTCAGCATCAGTATTTCTTACTTCTATACTTACACCTTCTCTTGAAATCAATATATCATCAGGCATATATGATTTTTCGCTTATGCAGTTTTGTGCTGCACCTATAATTCCGTGTATTTCATAAGGTAGTTTTAACATACTAGCTGCTTTTAAAATACCTAAAACAGCAGCCGCACCACTCTTATCAGCTTTCATAGTTAGCATATAATCAGCCGGTTTAAGACTTAGCCCACCTGTATCATATACAAGCCCTTTTCCTACATAAACTATTTTTTTAATAGCGTTTTGTGGTTTATAAGCTAAGTGGATTAATTTTGCAGGATAACTACTTGCACGATTTACTGCTAAAAATGCGTTCATTCCTTCTTTTTGTAAATAATCATCGCTATAAACATTGCATTCTAAATCAAATTCTTTAGCTAATTTTAAAGCGTCTTTTTCAAAACTAAGTTGATTATAAGTGCTTGGAATTTCATTTACTATATTTTTTACATCTTCACAAGCATTTGCTAATACTTTACCTAGCTCAACGCCTTGTTGAATATCATCGTTTTGTTGTGTTTCAAGGCTTATTAATTCTATTTTAGAATTCTTAGGCTCTTTATGATATTTGTTAAACTCATATAAAGATGAAATAACAGCATAAATATGAGCATAAGCACTATAAAACTCACAACCAAGATTAATAAATTCAAGGCTAATGCTTTTTATATTTAAGCTCTTAATGCTCTTAATCGCACTACCTAAACTAGCTATAAAACTAGCATAAGTTAATTCATCGTTTAAGCCAACATAAAGCGTTCTTTTAGCTAGGTTGCAAATCGCTCCAACTCCTTTATAATCATTTATTTCAAAAAATTCTTTATCATCAAATCTACTTAAATCTTTGTTTTGTATCAAACAAACTTTAAAATCAGTATTTTTTTCATTAAATACTACTTTCATTTTTTTTACCTTTCTTACTTAATAATTTATTTTCTAAACTTTTAAAAGCATATAAAATTAAGCATAAAAATCCTATTACTAAAATAGCTGCTAAATACCAATGCTCTTTTGCCCAATTAATAATAGCCCAAATTTGTTCTCCGAAAATATAAACAGTTACTATTGTTACTGCTGCCCAAATTTGAGCTGAAATAAAATTGATTATTCCAAATTTCTTTGCACTATAATTAGTAAGCCCTATACTCATAGGAATAACGGTTCTAAAACCATACATATAGCGTTGAATAAATATTATAGGCCAGCCGTATTTTTGAAGTAAAATCT contains these protein-coding regions:
- the ychF gene encoding redox-regulated ATPase YchF, which gives rise to MSLSVGIVGLPNVGKSTTFNALTKAANAQAANYPFCTIEPNKAIVEVPDERLKVLANIVNPERIMHSMIEFVDIAGLVKGASKGEGLGNKFLANIRETDLILHIVRCFDDENITHVEGGVDPLRDIEIINLELILADIEQLNKKLDRLSKEARANLKGAKECLELAQDLLKHLEDGKLASEYNNRDSEAFITLNKELRLLSAKEVIYGVNVSEDELLDDNDYVKKVREYAAKSNHSVLKLCAKLEEDLVGMDEAEANEFLKELGVNESGLAAIIRTSFAKLNLISYFTCGVKEVRSWTIHKGYKAPKAASVIHNDFEKGFIKAEVISYDDFVNCGGEAKAKEAGKLRLEGKDYEVIDGDIMHFRFNV
- a CDS encoding leucyl aminopeptidase encodes the protein MKVVFNEKNTDFKVCLIQNKDLSRFDDKEFFEINDYKGVGAICNLAKRTLYVGLNDELTYASFIASLGSAIKSIKSLNIKSISLEFINLGCEFYSAYAHIYAVISSLYEFNKYHKEPKNSKIELISLETQQNDDIQQGVELGKVLANACEDVKNIVNEIPSTYNQLSFEKDALKLAKEFDLECNVYSDDYLQKEGMNAFLAVNRASSYPAKLIHLAYKPQNAIKKIVYVGKGLVYDTGGLSLKPADYMLTMKADKSGAAAVLGILKAASMLKLPYEIHGIIGAAQNCISEKSYMPDDILISREGVSIEVRNTDAEGRLVLADCLSFAQDLKPDLLIDLATLTGACVVGLSEYTSGIMGYNEDLQNEFYNNSKRSGEYTCVLHFNPHIKELIKSKIADVSNTGSSRYGGAISAGMFLGEFIRKEYKDKWLHLDIAGPAYVEKVWGENAYGASAAGVRMNIINLLRMARSAK
- a CDS encoding DedA family protein, translated to MDMIINFINSFFADPEGVLTSLFRDKIVIASIIIFLWCTLEGETALILAGLAAHGEHIHIGLITFIAGCGGFLGDQIYFYIGRYSKSYIRKKLKTQRRKFAVAQILLQKYGWPIIFIQRYMYGFRTVIPMSIGLTNYSAKKFGIINFISAQIWAAVTIVTVYIFGEQIWAIINWAKEHWYLAAILVIGFLCLILYAFKSLENKLLSKKGKKNESSI